A stretch of the Aminipila terrae genome encodes the following:
- a CDS encoding BMC domain-containing protein, which translates to MANAVGMIELNSIARGIEVCDYMIKAAQVNVLRASTVCPGKYMVVIGGETGAVEASMKDGLGRSGPCAVDTLLIPNIDDQVIPAIYMTNPVEVLGALGVLEFYSIASAITAADIAAKAANVTLIEVRMGFAIGGKGMVTFTGDVGAVKAAVAAVQNTVELMVGSTVIPRPAPKLLESIL; encoded by the coding sequence ATGGCGAATGCAGTAGGTATGATAGAGTTAAATAGTATCGCTCGTGGAATTGAAGTTTGTGACTATATGATTAAAGCGGCACAAGTGAATGTCCTTAGGGCTTCCACAGTATGTCCGGGAAAATATATGGTTGTCATTGGAGGCGAGACCGGAGCGGTAGAGGCATCCATGAAGGATGGTTTAGGAAGAAGCGGACCTTGTGCAGTTGATACGTTGCTTATACCAAACATTGATGATCAGGTAATTCCAGCCATATATATGACAAATCCTGTTGAAGTATTAGGTGCACTTGGAGTATTAGAGTTTTATTCCATTGCATCTGCAATCACCGCAGCAGATATAGCAGCTAAAGCCGCAAATGTAACCTTGATTGAGGTTCGTATGGGATTTGCAATCGGCGGAAAGGGCATGGTTACATTTACAGGTGACGTAGGTGCTGTTAAGGCAGCAGTAGCAGCAGTTCAAAACACAGTTGAATTAATGGTAGGAAGTACCGTTATTCCAAGACCCGCTCCTAAATTGCTGGAGAGTATATTGTAA